The Pseudomonadota bacterium genome segment GGCGGCGCGCCCGAGGTCGTCGCGGCCACAGCGGAGGCGACGGTCTATGCGCGGATCCGGCGGGCGGCGGGCCAGCGCGTCGCGGAGATCATGACCACCGAGGTCGTCACCATCGACGCCGCGACCGACCTCGCGCGGGCGGACGCACTGATGCGACTGGGTCGCTTTCGGCACCTACCCGTCGTCCAGGACGGACACCTCGTCGGCCTGGTCACGCATCGCGACCTGCTGCGCACGATGGCTGACGCCTTCCGCGACTTCGCCGGCCCCGAGCGCGCCTGGCTCGGGGCGCACCGTGTGGCACAATCGCTGCGTGCCGAGCAGATCATGGCCCGCACCGTCTTGACGATCCATCCCGACGCAACGGTGTTGCAGGCGGCCCACCTTTTGCGGCACAACAAGTTCGGTTGTTTGCCGGTGCTGGCCGATGGTCGACTGCTTGGTATCGTCACCGAGGCGGATTTCCTCGGCCTGGCGATCACGGCCCTCGGCGAAGCGCCCGCGGACGAACCCACGGAGGCCTCGTATGCACGTTGAACAGCTCGTTCTGCGGCGCGTGATGCAGTGGGAGGAGCAGGCGAAGCGCGAGCCACACCTGGGCGCCGTCGCGCAGCAGCCGGTGATCACGATCTCGCGTAGCTGCGCCGCGCGCGGACGCGAGGTGGGCCAACGGGTCGCGCAACGCCTGGGGCTCAATCTCTACGATCGCGAGCTGGTCGAGCAGATCGCCGAGCATGCTCAGGTGCGCGAGAAGGTCGTTGAGTCGCTCGACGACCGGCTCCGCGATCGCATCTCGAACTGGGTCGGTGAGCAATTCGAGCGCTGTCACTTCAGCTATAGCGACTACCTGCGCAACCTCTCGCGCGTAGTGCTGACGATCGCCGAGCAGGAGCGCGCGGTGATCGTCGGCCGGGGTGCGCATTTCATGTTGCGGCCCGAACGCACGCTGCGGGTGCGCCTCGACGCCCCGCTCGAGCGACGGATCGAGCATCTAATCGCGGAACGCGGTATGAGCGAACGTGAGGCGCGCGCGGAGGTGCTGCGGGTCGACGCCGATCGCGCCGCCTTCGTGCGCCGCCACTTCGCCCAGGACGTCGCCGACAGCAACCACTACGACCTGTTGCTCAACACCGCGGCGCTGGAGGAGGACCTCTGCGCCGACCTGGTGGCGGAGGCCTTCCGGCGCCGCTTCGGCGGCTGAGGGCCCGCCCCGGAGCCTGCGCTCAGCGAACTTCTACAGCGGCGAGCGTCCAAACCGGCAAACTTCTACAGCGGCAAACTTCTTAACCGATAGGCGCTTCCCTCGGGCAAGCAGCCCTTGCAGCGGGGCGCGCGTGGCGCGCCGAGGATGGCTCATGGCTCAACCCTACGTCTTCACCATTCAAGACCTGTCCAAGATCGTGCCGCCCAAGCAGCAGATCTTGAGCAACATCTCGCTCTCCTTCCTGCCCGGCGCGAAGATCGGCGTGATCGGCCCCAACGGCTCGGGAAAGAGCACGCTGCTGCGCATCATCGCGGGCGTCGACAAGGAGTTCAATGGCGAGGCCTGGCCTGCCAAGGGCATCACGATCGGCTTCCTGCAGCAGGAGCCCCAGCTCGACTCGGCCAAGGACGTGCGCGGCAACGTCGAGGAGGCCGTCAGCGCGGTGCGCGACCTGCTCAATCGCTTTGAGCAGGTGAGCATGGCGCTCGGCGAGACCAGCGATGAGGCAGCGCTCGACAAGCTGCTGGCGGAGCAAGGGCGGCTCCAAGACGCGATCGAGGCCAGCGACGGCTGGGAGCTCGACCGCCGGCTCGAGATCGCGATGGACGCCTTGCGGCTGCCGCCGGGCGACGCCGCCGTCGACACGCTCTCGGGCGGCGAGCGCCGACGCGTGGCGCTCTGCCGCATCTTGCTCAGCCGACCTGACCTGCTGCTGCTCGATGAGCCGACCAACCACCTCGACGCCGAGTCGGTGGCCTGGCTGGTGCGTCACCTCGGCGAGTACCCGGGGACGGTGATCGCCGTCACCCACGATCGCTACTTCCTCGACGACGTCGCCGGCTGGATTCTCGAGCTCGACCGCGGACGCGGTTACCCCTTCAAGGGCAACTACACGGCCTGGCTCGAGCAGAAGGAGAAGCGGCTGGCGCAGGAGGAGAAGCAGCAGCAGGGGCGGCTGCGCGTGCTGGCACGCGAGCTGGAGTGG includes the following:
- a CDS encoding CBS domain-containing protein yields the protein MAERTSNPGGAPEVVAATAEATVYARIRRAAGQRVAEIMTTEVVTIDAATDLARADALMRLGRFRHLPVVQDGHLVGLVTHRDLLRTMADAFRDFAGPERAWLGAHRVAQSLRAEQIMARTVLTIHPDATVLQAAHLLRHNKFGCLPVLADGRLLGIVTEADFLGLAITALGEAPADEPTEASYAR
- a CDS encoding cytidylate kinase-like family protein, with product MHVEQLVLRRVMQWEEQAKREPHLGAVAQQPVITISRSCAARGREVGQRVAQRLGLNLYDRELVEQIAEHAQVREKVVESLDDRLRDRISNWVGEQFERCHFSYSDYLRNLSRVVLTIAEQERAVIVGRGAHFMLRPERTLRVRLDAPLERRIEHLIAERGMSEREARAEVLRVDADRAAFVRRHFAQDVADSNHYDLLLNTAALEEDLCADLVAEAFRRRFGG